A genomic segment from Osmerus mordax isolate fOsmMor3 chromosome 5, fOsmMor3.pri, whole genome shotgun sequence encodes:
- the si:dkey-191g9.5 gene encoding rap1 GTPase-GDP dissociation stimulator 1-B, which yields MADMDSLSEALKAISVSTELIEEELTPHLETLLASLLEKKKGAAVEIAKSGILPILAQALRKKSPLTKTVALVVAEMAREAAVRDPCIEAGLVTALVPHLKSADQELLLSTGRAIGRICFDNTAQQDQLVQSGVIPRLVAIMREYPENDPLVNVCLLALCNLADMDTAREALAELSVAEVLTFQLRRAPDAERRHIILEVLGSLGESDVLKLQFVESGVPEGLSEMIRGLQGGSDAHDLCSIKIASNLIVSLLLGDDSMQKCFGEGTGTVYQDVLSWLQSSHSQLQLSGALAIANFARNDSNCVKMLELGVVPHILTLLEQHVDEGDVSVQHAGLSALRNLAIPGTNKVRMLEDGVTERIKTLLRSDMPPVQFKLLGTLRMMVDGQEEAATVLGKDEVLLGRVMEWCEAKDHAGVRGEANRLLAALIRHSRNLEVIHAVTKADGVRHLISMATSEHVIMQNEALVALAIASAIDMDSMQDSFQEAELLPTLQKMLEDPVGALEVKFSALGLICSLVNSGMMKEQMDSLNLKESLTKLSGSSNTKLASQADTVLSMLSESG from the exons ATGGCAGACATGG ACTCTCTGAGCGAGGCCCTCAAGGCTATAAGTGTGAGCACAGAGCTAATAGAGGAGGAACTCACGCCTCACCTGGAAACCTTGCTGGCTTCACTACTGGAAAAGA AGAAAGGTGCAGCTGTGGAGATAGCCAAGAGCGGCATCCTGCCCATCCTGGCCCAGGCCCTGAGGAAGAAGAGCCCCCTCACCAAGACTGTAGCCCTGGTAGTGGCCGAGATGGCACGGGAAG CTGCAGTGAGGGATCCGTGCATCGAGGCTGGCCTGGTGACGGCCCTGGTGCCCCATCTCAAGAGCGCTGACCAGGAACTGTTGCTGAGCACGGGCAGAGCCATCGGACGCATCTGTTTCGACAACA cggcaCAGCAGGACCAGCTGGTGCAGAGTGGAGTGATCCCGAGGCTGGTGGCCATCATGAGGGAATACCCGGAGAACGACCCCCTGGTCAACGTCTGCCTCCTGGCCCTCTGCAACCTCGCCGATATGG ACACGGCGCGGGAGGCCCTGGCGGAGCTGTCCGTGGCCGAGGTCCTCACCTTCCAGCTGAGACGCGCTCCTGATGCCGAACGCAGGCACATCATCCTGGAGGTGCTGGGATCGctgggagagagtg ATGTGCTGAAGCTGCAGTTCGTGGAGTCGGGGGTGCCCGAGGGTCTGTCTGAGATGATCCGGGGGCTGCAGGGGGGCTCTGACGCCCATGACCTCTGCAGCATTAAGATCGCCTCCAACCTCATTGTGTCTCTCCTGCTAGGGG ACGACTCGATGCAGAAATGTTTTGGCGAGGGCACGGGGACAGTTTACCAGGACGTTCTGTCCTGGCTCCAGTCCTCCCACTCTCAGCTGCAACTGTCTGGGGCGCTGGCTATTGCCAACTTTGCCAGGAATG acagtaACTGTGTGAAGATGCTGGAGCTGGGGGTGGTTCCTCACATCCTGACTCTGCTGGAGCAGCACGTGGACGAGGGAGATGTGTCTGTGCAGCACGCTGGACTGAGTGCGCTCCGTAACCTGGCCATACCAG GCACTAACAAAGTGCGCATGTTGGAGGACGGGGTGACTGAGAGGATAAAGACCCTGCTGCGTTCTGACATGCCCCCCGTCCAGTTCAAACTGCTGGGGACCCTTCGGATGATGGTGGACGGCCAAG aGGAGGCAGCCACCGTGCTGGGGAAGGACGAGGTGCTGCTGGGCCGGGTCATGGAGTGGTGCGAAGCCAAGGACCATGCAGGGGTCAGAGGGGAGGCCAACCGCCTCCTGGCTGCCCTCATTAGACACAGCCGCAACCtc gaAGTGATCCACGCTGTTACCAAAGCAGATGGGGTACGGCACCttatctccatggcaaccagtGAGCACGTCATCATGCAGAATGAAGCCCTGGTTGCTCTGGCGATAGCCTCTGCTATTGACATGG actccATGCAGGACTCGTTCCAGGAGGCTGAGCTCTTGCCCACGCTGCAGAAGATGTTGGAGGATCCTGTGGGGGCGTTGGAGGTCAAGTTCAGCGCCTTAGGTCTCATCTGCAGCCTGGTAAACTCTG gcatGATGAAAGAGCAGATGGATTCCCTGAACCTGAAGGAAAGCCTCACCAAGCTGTCGGGCAGTTCCAACACCAAACTGGCTTCCCAGGCTGACACTGTCCTGTCCATGCTCAGTGAGTCCGGCTAA